A stretch of Prionailurus bengalensis isolate Pbe53 chromosome E4, Fcat_Pben_1.1_paternal_pri, whole genome shotgun sequence DNA encodes these proteins:
- the HAPLN2 gene encoding hyaluronan and proteoglycan link protein 2 produces MPGLLSLPTFCHFLLPWALAIFHKALGDLAPHPGPHYLLPPIHEVIHSRRGATATLPCVLGAPPPSYKVRWSKVEPGELRETLILITNGLHARGYGPLGGRARMRRGHRLDASLVIADVRLEDEGRYRCELINGIEDESVALTLRLEGVVFPYQPSRGRYQFNYYEAKQACEEQDGRLATYAQLYQAWTEGLDWCNAGWLLEGSVRYPVLTARAPCGGPGRPGIRSYGPRDRKRDRYDAFCFTSVTAGHVFFVPGRLTLSEAHAACRRRGATVAKVGHLYAAWKFSGLDQCDGGWLADGSVRFPITSPRPRCGGLPDPGVRSFGFPRAQQAAFGTYCYSE; encoded by the exons ATGCCAGGCCTGCTTAGTCTCCCAACATTCTGCCACTTCCTTCTCCCCTGGGCCCTCGCCATCTTCCACAAAGCGCTGGGGGACCTAG caccccaccccggcccccactACCTCCTGCCCCCCATCCACGAGGTCATTCACTCTCGTCGTGGGGCCACGGCCACGCTGCCTTGCGTCCTGGGCGCCCCGCCTCCCAGCTACAAGGTCCGCTGGAGCAAAGTGGAGCCCGGGGAGCTCCGGGAAACGCTGATCCTCATCACCAACGGCCTGCACGCCCGGGGCTACGGGCCCCTGGGGGGGCGCGCCAGGATGCGGAGGGGGCATCGGCTGGACGCCTCCCTGGTCATCGCGGACGTGCGCCTGGAGGACGAGGGCAGGTACCGCTGTGAACTCATCAACGGCATCGAGGACGAGAGCGTGGCGCTGACCCTGCGCCTGGAGG GTGTGGTGTTCCCGTACCAGCCCAGCCGGGGCCGGTACCAGTTCAATTACTACGAGGCGAAACAGGCGTGCGAGGAGCAGGACGGGCGTCTGGCCACCTACGCCCAGCTGTACCAGG CGTGGACCGAGGGCCTGGACTGGTGCAACGCGGGCTGGCTGCTCGAGGGCTCCGTGCGCTACCCCGTGCTCACCGCGCGCGCCCCGTGCGGTGGCCCGGGGCGGCCCGGGATCCGCAGCTACGGGCCCCGCGACCGGAAGCGCGACCGCTACGACGCCTTCTGCTTCACTTCGGTGACTGCAG GCCACGTGTTCTTCGTGCCCGGGCGGCTGACGCTGTCTGAAGCGCACGCGGCGTGCCGGCGGCGCGGGGCCACGGTGGCCAAGGTCGGGCACCTCTACGCCGCCTGGAAGTTCTCGGGGCTGGACCAGTGCGACGGCGGCTGGCTGGCGGACGGCAGCGTGCGCTTCCCCATCACTTCGCCGCGGCCGCGCTGCGGGGGCCTCCCCGACCCCGGCGTGCGCAGCTTCGGCTTCCCGCGGGCGCAGCAGGCGGCCTTCGGGACGTACTGCTACTCGGAGTAG